The sequence TTGGATAAAGATGCTATATAGTTTAAGTAGGTTACGCGTTTATAGCAAAATTTTGCATCGTTAACTATAACCGTAGAGGGGATTACGAGGCAGCTTTAGTCCTATACCACAAAGCGGCAAGTATCTGTCCAGGGGATAGTAGTCATACTGTGGCAGCAAGGAGAACAACGGCGGCCATAAGCTCAGCAGCTAATCCATCGCCAGCTTTGCGGAAACTCTTGCCCAAGGCTCGAAACGGCACAGAATTATCCGCAACTTTGTGCCCTGAAGCCGCTGCTATAAGGGCCGAGAAAATCCTCAAACAGTCCATCGATCCATCCGCTATGATCCCGGAAATTCTCGAGTAAAAATCTAACTttctactacaaaaaaattactcaaaGTAGTTGCCATGCGCCTACAAAAACGGGTTTTGTAACCTATTAAGATGGCAATGAAGTAGCTGCAATCTCTTCCTTCTCTTTCTCCTACTACTCTTCTCCTCCTCCACTCTCCTCTTCTATCAGATCCTATTCTCTTAGATCCTGTTCCCAATCCACTAATGCCCCTCTCCTTACTTCTGCTCACTTCTCACACTTCCCCGTACTTCTCTAATGATTGATTTTCATACTTCCCCTCTCCTCATCGATCCTGTTCCCCGTCCACTCCTGCCCCTCTACTTCCGCGCACTTCCAACACTTCCCCGTACTTCTCCACCTATCGATTTCCTTACTTTCCTTACCCAAGTTTTACCTACTTTCTCAAAaacttacttcccctactttcagACATCCGATTGAAGCTATAAAGGTTTATGTCTGGGGCTAACAAACCCTCAGAATGAGTCTAAGAATGAGTTTCGTATtctatttgaaacaattaatttaaactttatataATGGTAAGTACAAATCTTTTCCTTCACACATCGCCACCTCGCCATTGTTCATATAGTCCGCTTTTctgaagcatttttaaataacCCATCGATTCACCCTTCTTATTATCTCACCCCTCCTTCTTCAATCCTCTTCCCCAAATCAACTCTTTCTTTGCCAAATCCTTTCTATAATCTAACCTCTCCGCTTTCATTCTTCTCCCAATATATTTCTCCCGTCACTTCAACTTTAAATCATCTCACTCCTGACAACTCCCCCTTCTCCTTTAAGCCATTTACCTTGCTTTACCTCTCCTTTCACCCTCTATATCGTCACACCCCTTTCCTTCCTTTCATAACCTATTTTCCCTCTCATCACGCCTTCTGTTCACCCCACCTATAATCTCACCCCTTCCGCTTCTAATTATCCCCTCTATTCAATACTAATTTTTCTACCTTATAATTACTCATACCCATACATTACCTTTACTACTATTTTCCCTCTCATATCTTTCCTTAGCCCCTCCTCTTTTCAACGGGCAGTCGTCAATTCGCCGGTTACTACCTGTGACCTCTTTCCCCTCTACTGCGCTTGTCGGCGACGAATTCCCTTTCGGCACTGTTGACTATAAGCATGGTCGGTGTATTTATTGACGCAATGCTTAATCTTACTGCGCATATGTCGTGGAGCGCgggcttatttaaaattaattagttagtATTTTTTCTCTTGTGACATTAAATTGTAGTTGAAtggtacaatttttaatagaGTAACATGTCTCGAGCACAAAAATAtgcacaaaaaatttagaaatgagtttttattacaattttaattgaaaattaaagaatttatttagaaattaaacttaatttgtgaatttttagtttgaaaagttaatttttaaccaaagattaatcgcatcttcaagaaaatacttgaattttcaagctaaatagttgaattttgaataacaatgaaaatttttaactgaattactAGATTACCTCCATTGTTACGATTTTTTGTAACAAGGTTTAGAATTTACTTTTTCTACTATAATATTATCAGGCTGGCGATTCGGCGGTCGATTTAAAATTACCGGTCATTTCATGGTTATTATTAtcagatttattttaattcacggCATTCATTCTAAACACCCTTCAACACAATAGAGCAAAACATtgtaagataaataaattttgaaacaaatgtttagattttacaataaaaaatattaatttttgtttgcaaacaaaaatggagcaattaaactttcagttaaaaaattaattttcaactaacgtgGTGAATTCTCAAAtcaatttatgaatcttcaactggaatagtggaattttacactaaaaagatgaattccaaacaagaatattcattttaaaatagaaacattaattttgtaccaaaaaataactttttgctaaaaaagataaattgtcaaagaaaacttaagcaattaaatttcaagttcaaatatttaatgtttaaccaaacagaagAGTTTTTTACTTCCACTATCgcattttcaattgttgaatttttaactaaaaaaagatgaattcgcaataaacaataaaaaaattcctattataaattagaaatatttatttttttaaattctattaccTTTACTCTAAAAACTGCTTGAAGTACTTTCTTTATCTGAAATTTCGAAACTCAAATGTTGACGAATTTAGTTTTGGAAAAGgggttttttaaaattcctgtctTCTAgatccgaattataattcttttaaaaaaatcttgttttatgTGAAAAAGTCTCTGTTTcgagtgaaattatatttctttacggaaactccctgtcctaaaataaaaaagattattttttaccataatacCCTGTTCCATGTCATATAAATGTAGAGTAAGCGTATGAAAcggataaatcaatttttttaagaaaatgattttttctgtttgattAGAATGTATCGACCATTTGAGTATCAAACTTAAGTATGCGAAAAAAACCTCAGAGAGCCACAAATTTGCTACTCTATTAAAAATcgtacaatttaattacaatttggtattacaaaaaaatgtgtcGCTGTCAAGCGCAGTAGCGGGGGAAGAGGTCACACGTAGTCGTCGATGAGGTGATGTTCTGTTCAACACCCATTCCCCTCCCCGtcaattttgcaaagaaaatattgcaaaaaagtgcacattaaatttttttcttaaaccttAATTGAAATCCTTGGTGGAATAGTATTTCCACGATAAGATACAATAAATTCCATTAGAGTACAATAATacggtaaattaaattttttataagaatatttgaaatataaaaaatgttatgaaatgaacaattgtgaattttctttaaattgatcaaaaacatataacaatttaattcttcttgtaaatattttcctacagataagatgCCTTCGAACTTCtccaaatttttctttcgacTTTAACTACTTCCAGCAAGTAAAAAACTGCACATTTATTCTGATAAGATGGTACGCTTTAATAAGAATTTACCTTTTAAATGAGCGCAaggacattaaaaaaacattgattatttttcatcttatttaaatttcgcattaaaaaaaattaaacttcacacgaaaaggataaatttttaacgaaatgtttaattttcaacaaaaaataatttttatcaaaactatttcatttaaaaacaaatagttcaaattttcaacaaaaaagacgaagttgtaacaaaatagttccgttttaaagaaactagttaaattaatgacaaaataaatgagttttttaccaaatagtgaaGTTACCAaccaaataatcgattttttaaaccagaattattaaatttcaaattagagaGATGCATTTTcgctcaaatagttgaattaacaacattttttaaatgaattttgaaagaaatgataaaattataaagaacAAATATCATTaaacttcaataaaatacaattgcattttaaatcaaatatttgaaagttgaagtcaaaaaggcgatttttaaagaaaaaattttaacaaacaaatatttcatctgaaaaacaggaatttttaagaaaaaaacagtcgaattttttacctaaaaagatgaattttccacaacaaaattatttatcaactagttaaattttcaacaacaaattttaactttcaagtaaTCGTaaccaatatttaaaataaataaattaatttcttatgacaaagaacattcttttttataaaaaaagtttaagacacgaaaaataagaaaagagaAAGTTTCTTAAATGgaggaaaaaagaggaaaaggAGGAGGGAGTGTGAAGTATGTCAATGTTAAAGaaactgaataattgaaaaaCAGATTCTCTTATGACCAAGCATTCAGCAAAATATTCGTTGGAAATTAAGAAAACCGtttctttaacatattttttttttcatttaacgaaaaggaacttaaaaaaaaatcattctgaataaatgccaaatttttattttaacaaaaatccatttcttttaatCAAGAGAAATTTCCCTAAatcgcagaaaatttttttttgaatgaaagataataaatataatatataatatatattataaaaaaattgtctttaaataaaataattttatttctaagagATACTTTATAAGTATTGTTTTCCACGTCTACAAATccttataaaaatgataattaatatcTAATGTcttcatttcataatttttgaaaggtATTTCGACGGCAGGAAGGATATCTGGAAGATGTCTCCAGGTTCTTCCCACAAGGTTGCAGCAAGATTAACACGTGCCCAAATAATGCAGAGACAACTAAGTAGTCAAGCAGAAGCGAGCTTAAAGAGCCTCACATCTTTCTTCAATGCTGGAGATTTCAAGTCAACCCTAAATATAGGCCAAGAGCTGATTTCCCTGGCATCAGGGGTTCAAAATCCTCACAGATATCTTGTGGAGGCTCATCACTACTTGGCTTTGATTCATGTTTCAGCTAAAAGACATGACCGGGCAATCAAGAATGTATCTCAAATGATCTACACCGCAAAGGCTTCCGGCAACCGTGCATTGTTCACCAAGTCTCTGGTCACTTTGGGTGTAGTGCACTTGAGTTTCGGACACCTGGAGGCAGTTTGTCGAGCCTGGGAATGGTTGTTTCCTGAACTTGAAGACTCAGTACCACAAGCCTGGTTGTCTCACGAAATTGGCAGATGTCATTTCGACAGTGGAAGATACTCTAAATCTCTGAAACTTGCTCTTCAATCTCAAGAAATAGCGGAACAAGCTAATTCGAAAAAATGGTTCATGCATGCGAAATTACTGAGTGGTCAGTCACTTCTGAAGCTTGGAAGATTTGGTGAAGCTTTCGAGACTTTGAAAGCAGCGGCAGAAATTTTCAGAGGAGAGGGCGATAGTACTTTTGGTTATATACAAGATCTTGTTGATCAGGTTTCGAAAGTTTTGAGAAGGATGCTGAAATCTGGAGAGAAGGGAACATCTTTCAAGGAAAATAGCGataatatttcagatacaaaatcATCTTCTACAGAATGTGAAATTTGGAAGAGTGTTGATGAGACCTTACCAGATAAATGTGATGATTCAGGAAGTTCAAGAAcctatgttttaaaaaaagattttgattccGAGGCCACTAGAACCACAAATGCAAATTCAACTTACACAGTTCGAAACCCAGTTGTGGTAGGTACCTTCAAATCTTTGGATATTTCAGAAATGGGTGACAGtcagataagaaatattttaacagaaCCTTCGGTAATTGCAAACCgtttaaataacctaaaagttCCTTCAATACTGGAAAAGGAGAGCGAGTCGGTTTTAAGGACCTTGTCAGGAATCGGAGGGTCTCAGGTTTCAAAAGCGAGAGCCGAAGAGGATATTTTATCTCCATCAGTTGAATTGCTTTCTAAGGATCTCGATGAAAGGATCAGTTTGAATGCCAGCAGAAAGCTAAGGGATGGGAGGTCGAAATCTCCCAAGAAGTGCATCGAGGTCGATACCGATTGGCGATTAGACTTTGTCAGGAGTCGTAAGGACGAGGATCTTGTGGATGCAACCGAATCGATCCAGAGCGGAAGAACTTACGGCTTCTTCACCAAGCATGCTCTCTACAGACATTCTCTTCCGTCAAGTCCTAGGAAGGAAAATACCACTGAAAAATTACCTAAAACTTTCGAAGGATTCAGATCCAGTCCTGATCCTTTCTGAAAGCTTGATCCTTTTCAAAATAAACTCATCATAACAGAAATCTAATCATAAGAAGTGGTCAAAAGTTATTTGCAAAAACTTCCCTTTCCGTAAATATCTTCTGCACCTCTACAATGTTTTTTGATCCTGAATCctgaaaagaaattgaattagATATATTGAATCTATTACTTTCCGTCGAAGATCAATTCTTCATTCATCACTTTGCCTTGAGGCATTTTATCACAGGCCGTGACTGCTGCATTCATTCGTTCATCCACCTTTCTAGCTTTCTCACAttaaactttcatcaaaatagatCTAACATTTGCGTATTGGTGAAAGTGTTTGCTCTAGATTGATATAGCTATATTCCTGCATTTGCATACTGTTTCAAGTACACGGTAGGCCTAGGAGTGCTAACATGGAACATAGGTGACTCAACAGGTAGCTCTTTGGAACTCTATCCTTGTCGACCCTACTCCTTCTCTGTGCTTCTATACCTATGTAAACACCAACACTCACACATTTCTTTACACGTCGCTCGGCCAAAGAAGGTAAAACAAATCGAATCAATGCCTTACCCTATTCTCACCCTTCATCAGTTCAACTTTGAGTCAGGAAATACTTGGCAGCTGCACAAGAATAAGTGAGCAAACACAGGAAGTTTTCATGCTGTAACATACACAAAGGAAAAGACTATTATGGGGGATTCTCCCAAAATGATAATGTTAATGTCTGGAATTCCttcaaataaaactaagaatccaacgaccaaatttggacaaccagcataagatgttcatttttaatttgaaaaaatatcctccttaaacaaaacaa comes from Belonocnema kinseyi isolate 2016_QV_RU_SX_M_011 chromosome 5, B_treatae_v1, whole genome shotgun sequence and encodes:
- the LOC117173494 gene encoding tetratricopeptide repeat protein 25-like isoform X1, translated to MNMQVTAFPDVEFLNDPENGNEDNQDPMVVIASAEERARAEQKRHSQKSFSGSDRHYATHLHQEADQLFLRGDYEAALVLYHKAASICPGDSSHTVAARRTTAAISSAANPSPALRKLLPKARNGTELSATLCPEAAAIRAEKILKQSIDPSAMIPEILEYFDGRKDIWKMSPGSSHKVAARLTRAQIMQRQLSSQAEASLKSLTSFFNAGDFKSTLNIGQELISLASGVQNPHRYLVEAHHYLALIHVSAKRHDRAIKNVSQMIYTAKASGNRALFTKSLVTLGVVHLSFGHLEAVCRAWEWLFPELEDSVPQAWLSHEIGRCHFDSGRYSKSLKLALQSQEIAEQANSKKWFMHAKLLSGQSLLKLGRFGEAFETLKAAAEIFRGEGDSTFGYIQDLVDQVSKVLRRMLKSGEKGTSFKENSDNISDTKSSSTECEIWKSVDETLPDKCDDSGSSRTYVLKKDFDSEATRTTNANSTYTVRNPVVVGTFKSLDISEMGDSQIRNILTEPSVIANRLNNLKVPSILEKESESVLRTLSGIGGSQVSKARAEEDILSPSVELLSKDLDERISLNASRKLRDGRSKSPKKCIEVDTDWRLDFVRSRKDEDLVDATESIQSGRTYGFFTKHALYRHSLPSSPRKENTTEKLPKTFEGFRSSPDPF
- the LOC117173494 gene encoding uncharacterized protein LOC117173494 isoform X2; the protein is MNMQVTAFPDVEFLNDPENGNEDNQDPMVVIASAEERARAEQKRHSQKSFSGSDRHYATHLHQEADQLFLRYFDGRKDIWKMSPGSSHKVAARLTRAQIMQRQLSSQAEASLKSLTSFFNAGDFKSTLNIGQELISLASGVQNPHRYLVEAHHYLALIHVSAKRHDRAIKNVSQMIYTAKASGNRALFTKSLVTLGVVHLSFGHLEAVCRAWEWLFPELEDSVPQAWLSHEIGRCHFDSGRYSKSLKLALQSQEIAEQANSKKWFMHAKLLSGQSLLKLGRFGEAFETLKAAAEIFRGEGDSTFGYIQDLVDQVSKVLRRMLKSGEKGTSFKENSDNISDTKSSSTECEIWKSVDETLPDKCDDSGSSRTYVLKKDFDSEATRTTNANSTYTVRNPVVVGTFKSLDISEMGDSQIRNILTEPSVIANRLNNLKVPSILEKESESVLRTLSGIGGSQVSKARAEEDILSPSVELLSKDLDERISLNASRKLRDGRSKSPKKCIEVDTDWRLDFVRSRKDEDLVDATESIQSGRTYGFFTKHALYRHSLPSSPRKENTTEKLPKTFEGFRSSPDPF